In Montipora capricornis isolate CH-2021 chromosome 4, ASM3666992v2, whole genome shotgun sequence, the DNA window TACGTTTACATTTGAGATTAAACAAGAGAGTAGTTCAACAATTCAATTCAAAAGCACTTAATAGACCTAGGTGATGGGCCATCACGTTAGGATGTAAATGGCCTCCATGCAGCTGTCTGCAATGTTCACATGTTACAATGGAACCTTTTTTCTCTATACTCCACAAAATATGAATACACGCCACATGAAAGTTTATGGACAATTTTAGGAAGGAGGGGAGGGAGTGTGAAAAGCAAAATGGGAATACACCCACCTACCATGAGGGAAGGGGTGATATTTTATGGAATAACATGTTACTATTATGTTATAAAAAAATGTCAATCTCTTTGCTGCCCAGGCTGGTAGCCTCTTGTCATCTCAGTTGGATACTTCTGCCTGATAACATCGTAGACACAGGATGGAAGAGGTCTTGTATTGTCCTAACCTAGGTAGCCACAAATCCATCGTACAAGCCATCTGTATGATATTGCTCTCAACATTCTAGAACAGAAAATTGATTGTCCTCAATAAAATGCAAAAGTACATGTGCCTAAGAGGAAAGGTTATGTTCAAATGTGTTTGTCATAAGCTATAAAATAATCAAGGTAGCGAGTACAAGACAACAATGCAAAGCCTTGGTTTATTCCTTTTGATCTTCGAGTACAATAAAGAATCCTTGTGGGTTGATCTGGATCAGAATCAGTGATAAAAGACCTGTGTGGATCATATGGTACATCAAATGAATCGGTGAATTCACTCTGGTCATGGATTCaccggttcctttgatgcactaTGATCCAGATCACCCCAAAGGAAGGCATCCTTAAATGTAAACGCGGCGAATCTTATTCAATCTACCTTTGACACTCACTGGTTTTCTGTCTGGCCATCTCGGCGACGGTAGCCTCGTCCATTCTTATCTCTAAGTAGGGGTCCAACTTGCAACAGCACTGTTCTGTTGGTCATTGCAGCGAAGTCATCATGCTTTGTGATGCATTTTATACGCTCGATACTTCCATCGAAGGTTAGTTTCTGGCGGACCTGAGCAATTTCACGGCAGCATCTGTGCTCCAAGGCGCCAGCTAAATTCCCCGTGGCACATTCTTCACATATACACCTACAAAACATACACAGGACTGAcgaaactaacaaaaaaaactgTGTAAGGGTACGCCACGAAGCTCCTCAAGTTAGAATGTATTTCGCCCTAGCGTTAGAACAGGAATTAGTAATTTACTAACCAATCATTTACAGCAACTTGGCTTTCAAATCGTGCACGTAATGTGGCAGGAGTAAGACCATCTTGGTCAGCTTCATCGTCTTCGCCATCGTCGCTCGAATGTGCCAAAGGTTCTTCGGCGTAAGGCTGAACGATGCCAACAATTTCCATTTCGTCCGAACTGCTGCTTTCAGATCCACTTGCGATCGAAGATGACTCTTCAGTGGAAGTAGTTTCATCACTTTCAGACATTATGACGGTGAAAACAACAAGAATTAGATCGAAGAACTCCACGCGAAATGAATATTTACGCGTCTCTGCGCGACTAGTGACGTCAGCAAAGCCAAACGAGGGCCTTATTCGACCCCAGTCCCCTGAGACACGATTTTGGCGAATTTTGGGATTTTAGAGTGCGAAATATCGCCTTTTTCGAGgtttcattcaaatttctttgttcttttccaAAATAAGATACACTAAGCtacaaattaagacaaaaatttttttacttcatatgcactttaagaTATACAGACTAGGAAGCCCCAGTAAAGTCCGCTGAACATCACGGCGCTGTTTATCAATCAGCCCTTTGAAATTGTCGACAACAGAGGCCATGTCAGTGGCTGTGAAGTCCTGCCAACATTTGACAAGCGCGTCTGCAGATTCCGGGATGTTGTTTGACTGAACTTCATCTCCAAAACCAGCATCACTTGATGCTTTGGCAGTGACCTGGTTCCATAGTTCCTCTGCCTTATATCGCTTGAAATACTTCGAAAATCTAGGCTCTTCAGACGATTCTGACAATTCCTGTTTGTCCCATTTCTTAATTAAACAATCCAACATTAAGTTGTACTCTTCATAGGAACTGGAAAACACCAAGCCGCCACTTCCAAAAATATCATTCACTAATACCATCGTGAATGACTGTGAAAATCGCAGTTTCCGACATTTCTCCTTGATGTTTTTTTGAGCATGAACTTTACATAACAAAGACACCGAACGTGGGAAAACTTGGGCTAGCGCTTCTTCTGAGTCAGTGCAATAACCCTTTAGGCTCACCTGGAAGCCAGGTACTTGTGCGGAGAGCTTTTGGAACAACGTCAGGTACGTAGATTTATCTTTTAGCATACACAACATTACCGGACCAAGTAGTATTGGGCATGTTGGTGGATTActccataccccccccccccccgccccccacgGAGGGTTTTTTCCAGTTAGACCCCCCACCCCACTGGATTTTCCCTTCCAGAGTGCTTTGCGTTACTTCCCCCACTCCCTGGAATTTCCATGATTTTTCCACTTGGTCCCCCATAGCCCTTGAAAATTCCAAATCCACGAAAAAGAgacttaattaatttattttgatcTACTTAGAGCTGTAATAAAAACTTAATTCTCCTAAAAACGACCGTGGAAATTCTGGACATATTCACATACGCGGTAAAATGTTTACACTAACAACTGCGCTTATTTAACACTTTAAAGTCCTGGAAGCTGACCTTTTCACTGTTCAATTGAAAgaagttttcattcaaaaatccaaaaaaagtgCTGAACGTTGACGCTATTTTAAGTGTATACTGTATACGTTTTGTAACCTAGTCGAAGTTTGAATTTATGCGTAGTCAAAACAACATATCGAATTACGTTGCACACACAAGAAACTATTTATGACATACTTGTTTTGCTGTCACAGTGAAACTCGGGAAAATACCACAATGCTAATTTCATGTGTGAAACATACTTTTCAAGTTCAATCTGGTAACTAAACAATCAAATGAAATCTTCGCTGTCTCTCATCTAAACAATCAAATGAAATCTTCGCTGTCTCTCATCGCCGTCGCCGTCCACGGCCATAAATACATCAGGACAAAATTATGGCACTGAAATGATCGACTTTGCTAACATTTACAAACTCATAACTAcaccacttatgtccagaaatgcacacgatgacaaaaatggcagatttggcgaaagagctgcacgattgacaatcttggtaaaattagcgattttggcgatattttgccaatttcgtcaaattagttcatccattggtattcacaccacacgggtgaacatcggcaattttggcgatgttttgcgaatttcgtcaaattagttcatccattggtattcacaccacacgggtgaacattggtgattttggcgattttgacaaattcggcaattttggcgatgttttgccaatttcgtcaaattagttcatccattggttaactacacttttcatgaatgcccttaaaccatttttattcatcagcgtcacaaattcttgccgattttggggctcatttgtcgcaattcaagcacccttccaacagacttgtttattttcgtctttcacccaCTTATTTTCTGGTGCGCCCATTAAATGACATGACAATTtcaaaaggcttttcagctttactttccctctcatctaacacactcatggcttccgcttctccacttttcatacagacataatttcttcaaagaaacgtgaagtgaaaataaaaaaatgggtgaataaatcacaagagaaaaaaaaaaaaagcctatcggtgaaatcaacggcttcaccgaataccctgccacgtcgaagctttacactaaattgggtggatacgcgGGTACGCAGATACGCATTGGAGACGCCGAGCTTTgtggatacgcagtatttctcccgtctgaggcgccaaacaaaaaga includes these proteins:
- the LOC138044537 gene encoding uncharacterized protein; amino-acid sequence: MEIVGIVQPYAEEPLAHSSDDGEDDEADQDGLTPATLRARFESQVAVNDWCICEECATGNLAGALEHRCCREIAQVRQKLTFDGSIERIKCITKHDDFAAMTNRTVLLQVGPLLRDKNGRGYRRRDGQTENQMLRAISYRWLVRWICGYLG